The proteins below are encoded in one region of Mycobacterium botniense:
- a CDS encoding crotonase/enoyl-CoA hydratase family protein, which translates to MTEAVAQPAALIERRGNVMVITINRPEARNAVNSAVSIAVGDALEEAQHDAEVRAVVITGAGEKAFCAGADLKAIARRENLYHPDHGEWGFAGYVHHFIDKPTIAAVNGTALGGGTELALASDLVVAEERAQFGLPEVKRGLIAGAGGVFRIVHQLPRKVALEMLLTGEPMSAADAARWGLINQVVPDGTVLDAALRLAERITVNAPLSVQASKRIAYGADDGVIPDEEPGWARTTREFATLLRSEDAKEGPRAFAEKRQPVWKAR; encoded by the coding sequence GTGACCGAAGCGGTCGCCCAACCCGCGGCGCTCATCGAGCGCCGCGGCAATGTCATGGTCATCACGATCAACCGGCCGGAAGCCCGCAATGCGGTCAACAGCGCTGTGAGCATTGCCGTGGGCGACGCGCTCGAAGAAGCCCAGCACGACGCCGAGGTGCGCGCGGTGGTGATCACCGGCGCCGGCGAGAAAGCCTTCTGCGCCGGAGCGGATCTGAAAGCGATCGCCCGCCGTGAAAACCTCTACCACCCCGACCACGGGGAGTGGGGCTTCGCCGGATACGTGCACCACTTCATCGACAAGCCCACCATCGCCGCGGTCAACGGGACCGCATTGGGCGGCGGCACCGAGCTGGCGCTGGCCAGCGACCTGGTGGTGGCCGAGGAGCGGGCCCAGTTCGGGCTGCCCGAGGTCAAACGTGGGCTGATCGCGGGCGCCGGCGGGGTGTTCCGCATCGTGCACCAGCTACCCCGCAAGGTGGCGCTGGAAATGTTGCTCACCGGCGAGCCGATGAGCGCCGCCGACGCCGCCCGATGGGGTTTGATCAACCAGGTCGTCCCCGACGGCACGGTGTTAGATGCCGCGCTGAGGCTAGCTGAGCGCATCACCGTGAATGCGCCGCTGTCGGTGCAGGCCAGCAAACGGATCGCCTACGGTGCCGACGACGGGGTTATTCCCGATGAAGAGCCGGGATGGGCTCGCACGACAAGGGAATTCGCCACGCTGCTCAGGTCCGAGGACGCCAAGGAAGGCCCGCGGGCATTTGCCGAGAAACGACAGCCGGTGTGGAAGGCGCGGTGA
- a CDS encoding thiolase family protein, with the protein MAEAVIVEAVRSPIGKRNGALSGVHPADLSAQVLNGLVEKAGVDPEIVDDVIWGCVMQAGEQALDIARTALLSAGWPETVPGVTVDRQCGSSQQSVHFAAAGVVAGHYDVVVAGGVESMSRVPMGSSLANGGRPYPDAFLQRYHRVIPNQGIGAEMIAERWGFDRTTLDEFSLGSHEKAAAAQDSGAFDDQIVAIKDQDGNVVLKDEGIRRGTTIEKMAELKPAFKEDGVIHAGNSSQISDGAAALLFMSAEKAKSLGLKPLAKVHTATLAGADPVIMLTAPIPATQKVLQKSGLKLEDIGVFEVNEAFAPVPLAWLADIGADEKKLNPNGGAIALGHPLGGSGARIMTTLLYHMRDKGIRYGLQTMCEGGGQANATIVELL; encoded by the coding sequence ATGGCCGAAGCCGTAATCGTCGAGGCGGTGCGGTCCCCGATCGGCAAGCGCAACGGCGCGCTCTCGGGGGTGCATCCTGCGGATTTGTCCGCGCAAGTGCTCAACGGACTAGTCGAAAAGGCCGGTGTCGACCCGGAAATCGTCGACGACGTGATCTGGGGCTGTGTCATGCAAGCCGGTGAACAGGCCCTCGACATCGCCCGCACCGCATTGCTCTCGGCGGGCTGGCCTGAGACCGTCCCGGGTGTGACCGTCGACCGCCAATGCGGGTCCAGCCAGCAGTCGGTGCACTTCGCCGCCGCTGGGGTGGTGGCCGGCCACTACGACGTGGTTGTCGCGGGCGGGGTCGAGTCGATGTCGCGGGTACCGATGGGTTCCTCGCTGGCTAACGGCGGCAGGCCTTACCCGGACGCTTTCCTGCAGCGGTACCACCGGGTGATCCCCAACCAGGGCATCGGTGCCGAGATGATCGCCGAACGCTGGGGCTTCGACCGCACCACACTGGACGAGTTCTCTCTCGGTTCACACGAAAAAGCTGCCGCAGCACAAGATTCCGGTGCTTTCGACGATCAGATCGTCGCGATCAAGGATCAGGACGGCAACGTCGTGCTCAAGGACGAAGGCATCCGCCGCGGCACCACAATCGAGAAAATGGCCGAGCTGAAGCCGGCGTTCAAAGAAGACGGAGTGATCCACGCCGGCAATTCCAGCCAGATCTCCGACGGTGCGGCGGCACTGCTGTTCATGTCAGCGGAGAAAGCCAAGTCGTTGGGTCTCAAACCGCTCGCCAAGGTGCACACCGCGACACTGGCCGGGGCTGACCCGGTGATCATGTTGACCGCTCCGATCCCGGCGACCCAGAAGGTGCTCCAGAAATCCGGTTTGAAGCTCGAAGACATCGGCGTGTTCGAGGTCAACGAGGCGTTCGCCCCGGTGCCGCTGGCCTGGCTGGCCGACATCGGCGCCGACGAAAAGAAACTCAACCCCAACGGCGGGGCGATCGCACTGGGCCACCCGCTCGGCGGATCGGGGGCCCGCATCATGACGACATTGCTCTACCACATGCGCGACAAGGGAATCCGCTACGGCTTGCAGACCATGTGCGAGGGCGGGGGCCAGGCCAACGCCACGATTGTGGAGCTGCTGTGA